In Lysobacter firmicutimachus, one genomic interval encodes:
- a CDS encoding DUF4097 family beta strand repeat-containing protein → MRPFVPRARTVRLLPGLLALALLPLAAQAEPRCDHSQPRELKLDLAGVKAVVFESGSDDLHIVGSPGARAEVRGRACASDAADLAGLRLSQRRAGDKLIVRAERETQLNLAFNRYAYMQLHATVPDSTRVQLKTGSGDVDVDRVAALSIDVGSGDIKARRVRGLTVADVGSGDVDLEDIGALQVISLGSGDLLARGIGGDAKLGSVGSGDVALERVGGSVTLDRIGSGDLEVRDVRGDLRVRSIGSGDVKHAGVAGRVDLPKDD, encoded by the coding sequence ATGCGCCCCTTCGTCCCCCGCGCCCGTACCGTTCGCCTGCTCCCCGGCCTGCTCGCCCTCGCCCTGCTGCCGCTGGCGGCCCAGGCCGAACCGCGCTGCGATCATTCGCAACCGCGCGAGTTGAAGCTCGACCTCGCCGGGGTCAAGGCGGTGGTGTTCGAGAGCGGTTCCGACGATCTGCACATCGTCGGTTCGCCCGGCGCCCGCGCCGAAGTCCGCGGCAGGGCCTGCGCCTCCGACGCCGCCGATCTGGCCGGCCTGCGCCTGAGCCAACGCCGCGCCGGCGACAAGCTGATCGTGCGCGCCGAACGCGAGACCCAACTCAACCTCGCGTTCAACCGCTACGCCTACATGCAGTTGCACGCCACCGTGCCGGACAGCACCCGGGTCCAGCTCAAGACCGGTTCCGGCGACGTCGATGTCGACCGGGTCGCCGCGCTCAGCATCGACGTCGGTTCCGGCGACATCAAGGCACGCCGCGTGCGGGGCCTGACGGTGGCCGATGTCGGTTCCGGCGACGTCGACCTGGAAGACATCGGCGCGCTGCAGGTGATCTCGCTGGGCTCCGGCGACCTGCTCGCGCGCGGCATCGGCGGCGACGCCAAGCTCGGCTCGGTCGGTTCCGGCGACGTCGCCCTGGAACGCGTCGGCGGCTCCGTGACGCTGGACCGGATCGGCTCCGGCGACCTGGAAGTGCGCGACGTGCGCGGCGACCTGCGGGTCCGTTCGATCGGCAGCGGCGACGTGAAGCACGCCGGCGTGGCCGGTCGCGTCGACCTCCCCAAAGACGATTGA
- a CDS encoding DUF2884 family protein, with protein sequence MTQNGIAVGKAGAALAGKAVGNVISGLTQGDTESIERKVEADAKEVERQALRLCERMASLRAAQDELAGALPAFQPFSVVDADSVDDCKK encoded by the coding sequence ATGACCCAGAACGGCATCGCCGTCGGCAAGGCCGGCGCGGCGCTGGCCGGCAAGGCGGTCGGCAACGTCATCAGCGGCCTGACCCAGGGCGACACCGAGTCGATCGAGCGCAAGGTCGAAGCCGACGCGAAGGAAGTCGAACGCCAGGCGCTGCGCCTGTGCGAACGGATGGCGTCGCTGCGCGCCGCCCAGGACGAGCTCGCCGGCGCCCTGCCGGCGTTCCAGCCGTTCTCGGTGGTCGACGCCGACTCGGTCGACGATTGCAAGAAGTGA